A portion of the Lathamus discolor isolate bLatDis1 chromosome 5, bLatDis1.hap1, whole genome shotgun sequence genome contains these proteins:
- the ABCG5 gene encoding ATP-binding cassette sub-family G member 5, with product MSMSGRMSPTLERSDSDGQTDRVKAVVQPSNSISVQGISYTVRERIGPWWNVSLYRKKWTRQILKDVSFHVESGQIMGILGNSGSGKTTLLDAISGRLGHKDNLFGDVYLNGCQLKKEQFKDCLSYVPQSDTLLSFLTIRETLTYTALLTLQTCSDNLIRKKVDTVMAEVSLSHIADKIIGSRNFVGISGGERRLVSIGAQLLQDPKIMLLDEPTTGLDCLTAKQIVSLLSELAHRGRIVIITIHQPRSELFRLFDKIAIMSFGEMVFCGNPMEMITFFSDCGYSCPEQSNPFDFYVDLTSVDTRSKERELETYSRVQVIVSAYKNSEIFSKVLATIERTKSMKELTPIPFKNKDSPNAFFQLWILVRRITRNFSRDKMGIIMRLLQNLLFGLFVAFFLLRLRNDLEKGALQDRVGLVYQCVSAPPYTGMLNSAVLFPPLRAISDQESKDGLYKKWQMLLAYIVHFLPFSVISVAIFCIFIYWIIGLHPDAARFGIFFAVVLACHIIGELLTLAVLGVVQNPNIVQSGVVLLNSAGVTVGAGLLRTIEDMPRAFKILSYLTFQKYSSEILIVNEFYGLNFTCGGADSSITLNPLCAFSQGTQFIEKNFPGALSQFTRDFLILYAFLPALAIVALLSFKIRDIITARQ from the exons ATGTCGATGTCGGGCAGAATGTCTCCCACCCTGGAGAGGAGCGACAGCGATGGGCAGACAGACAGGGTGAAGGCCGTGGTGCAGCCCTCCAACAGCATCAGTGTGCAGGGCATCTCCTACACCGTCAG AGAACGCATTGGCCCATGGTGGAATGTTTCTTTATATCGTAAAAAATGGACCCGGCAAATACTTAAGGATGTTTCATTTCACGTAGAGAGTGGCCAGATTATGGGGATTTTAGGAAATTCAG gatcTGGAAAAACAACACTTCTGGATGCCATATCAGGAAGACTGGGACATAAAGACAATTTATTTGGCGATGTGTACTTGAATGGGTGTCAGCTGAAGAAGGAACAGTTTAAAGATTGCTTGTCTTATGTGCCACAG AGTGACACTTTGTTAAGCTTCCTCACCATACGAGAGACTCTAACCTACACTGCTTTACTAACTCTTCAGACATGCTCCGACAACTTAATCAGAAAGAAG gtAGATACAGTTATGGCTGAGGTGAGTCTCAGCCACATTGCTGACAAAATAATTGGAAGCCGTAATTTTGTAGGAATTTCAGGGGGTGAGAGGCGTCTTGTTTCAATTGGAGCCCAGCTATTACAAGATCCCA AGATCATGCTTCTTGATGAGCCAACAACAGGGCTGGACTGCCTAACAGCAAAGCAGATTGTCTCCCTTCTCTCGGAGCTTGCACACAGGGGCAGGATAGTGATTATTACAATTCACCAGCCACGCTCAGAACTCTTCAGG TTATTTGACAAAATAGCCATCATGAGCTTTGGAGAAATGGTTTTCTGTGGGAACCCTATGGAAATGATCACATTTTTTAGTGACTGTGGCTATTCTTGTCCTGAGCAATCAAATCCTTTTGACTTCTATG TGGATCTGACATCTGTGGACACCCGAAGCAAGGAACGTGAACTTGAAACCTACAGTAGGGTTCAGGTAATTGTATCAGCCTACAAAAACTCGGAGATCTTTAGCAAAGTACTGGCAACCATTGAAAGAACAAAGAGTATGAAAGAGCTGACACCAATTCCATTCAAAAACAAAGACTCACCCAAtgcctttttccagttgtggaTTCTTGTACG GAGGATAACAAGAAACTTCTCCAGAGATAAGATGGGCATCATCATGCGTCTCCTCCAGAATCTGCTATTTGGCTTGTTTGtagcatttttccttcttagaCTAAGGAATGATCTGGAAAAAGGAGCTCTGCAGGACCGTGTGGGGTTGGTCTACCAGTGCGTGAGTGCCCCCCCCTACACAGGGATGCTCAACAGCGCTGTCCTTT TCCCACCTTTACGTGCTATCAGTGACCAGGAAAGTAAAGACGGCTTGTacaagaagtggcaaatgctttTAGCTTATATAGTACATTTCTTGCCCTTCAGTGTCATCAGCGTGGCAATTTTCTGCATCTTTATTTACTG GATTATTGGGTTGCATCCTGATGCTGCCAGATTTggaattttctttgctgttgtcTTAGCATGTCATATAATTGGTGAACTACTAACACTTGCTGTACTTGGTGTGGTTCAAAACCCAAACATAGTCCAAAGTGGAGTGGTGCTACTTAATTCAGCAGGTGTGACAGTGGGAGCAGGACTACTAAG GACCATTGAAGATATGCCAAGAGCTTTTAAGATACTCAGTTATCTTACCTTCCAAAAATACAGCAGTGAAATTCTCATAGTCAATGAATTTTATGGCTTAAACTTCACATGTG GTGGAGCTGACAGTTCCATTACACTTAATCCTCTGTGTGCCTTCTCTCAAGGCACTCAGTTCATTGAAAAAAACTTTCCTGGTGCACTGTCCCAGTTCACACGTGATTTCCTAATACTCTATGCTTTTCTACCAGCACTTGCCATTGTAGCACTTCTGAGCTTCAAAATAAGAGACATAATTACAGCCAGGCAATAA